In Desulfosoma sp., the genomic stretch CCTCGCAAAATCCCGAAGCATTTTTACCTGCATGGCGGAAGCGATGTCTTTGTTTGGTGTGAAATGATCGGGAATGAGGGCGATTCTTTGAGGGTCGAAGACTTTTTTGGCGCTGGCATCGCGAAAAGCCTTGATGGCAATGGGGGCCGTGATGTCGTTGCCGAAACAAAAATCCACGGGCACTTCCAACAGTTCACCTGGATGGACTTCCGATCGGCTCGTATGGGCAGCGAGAATCTTTTCCGCAAGAGTCATGGGCATGGAATCGTTCCTTCCACTCAAGGTTCAACTGGCCGAAGATCCGTTTTCTTTCGGGACTTCGCACGGTGAGGAGCCGTCTTCCAGCGTTTTCACTCGTTTGACTTTACGAAAAACATACCGTACCGGTCCTGAAAGCACATAAAGGGTAAACACAACAAAAAGCATTAAACTCGGTTGAGCCGCCACCACGGTGACCAGGAGCACCAAAACGAAAAGCACGGGAACCGGCCTGCCTTTGACCACTTCCAATTCCTTGAAGCTGTCAAAGGGAATACTACTGACCATGAGGAATCCCAAAACAAAGGTTTCCAAAAGGAAGATGGCATGAACTGGACTGAAATCCGTTCCCTTGATTTTGAAGAGAAACAACACGGTGGTCGCTACCATGCAGGCCGCTCCGGGAATCGGCAACCCTGTAAAGTATTTCTTGCTTCCGTTTCCTGCCTGCACGTTGAAACGAGCCAGTCGCAAAGCGCCGCAGGCCACAAAAAGAAAAGCAGCGAGCCATCCCAGACGCCCAAAAGGCTTTAAGGCCCACAGGTACATCAAAAGCCCCGGACCAACCCCGAAAGCTACAAGATCCGCCAGGGAATCATACTCGAGGCCGAAGCGGCTTGTGGCTTTGGTCAGCCGAGCGATTTTTCCATCCAGAATGTCGAAGACGCAGGAAACGAGAATAGCAATGGCCGCATTGTCGTAATGCCCGTTGATACTGCTGACAATGCCGTAAAAACCCGCAAAGAGGTTACCAGTGGTAAAGAGGTTCGGCAGCACGTAGGTCACCGGGCCGGCTTGACCGTCTTGGGACCATCGGCGTTTTTTCCGCCGTTTTGCGTAAAATCGGTCTACGGGATTCGACATAGAATGGTCTCCCCGGCGAAAACCTTTTGACCCTTTCGGACCAAAACTTCGCCAGCTCTAGGAATATAAAGGTCTAAACGGGAGCCGAACCGAATCATTCCGAACCGCTCCCCTCGGCACACAGTATCACCCACTTGGGGCCAACAGACAATGCGTCGGGCAATGAGGCCCGCCACCTGGGTCACCACCACCCATGTTCCGGCTTCAGCTTCCAGATGCAACCAGTTCTGTTCGTTTTCCAGGCTCGCCTTGGCCTTGTCCGCCGCCAAAAACCTTCCTTTTTGGTAAAAGATGTCGACAATGCGGCCGGATACGGGCGCTCGATTGACATGCACGTCAAACACATTCATGAAGATGCTTATTTTCCAACATGGTTGTCCCGTAAAACGAGGTTCCTTGGCTTCTTCCACCAAAAGGATACGCCCATCCGCCGGGGACACCACATCCCCCGGTCCCGCGTTGGACCACCTGACGGGATCCCGAAAGAAGTGGACCATGAGCACCGTGGCTGCGGCGAAAAGAATGGTCGGAAAGGCCCAACCCAGGATCGCAAAGGTGAAAGTCAGAAATACACCCGTAAGCACATACGGAAGGCCTTCCGGAATAAAGGGCACGTGGTTTCGCAGACGTCGAAAACCCGCATCCTGTAGTGGATTGTTCATGAGCTTTTCCCCAAAAAACTTCTGGTCCTCACCGCAACACATGGCTCAGGAGCCTGTCCAAGAATGAACACTTCCGTGGGAGCGTGGGCCTCCCGCCCCCATAAACGGCGGACTGCAGGCACGCGCTCTCAAGAAAAGACACAGTTTCAAATTTGTAGGGGCGAGGCGCCGCCTCGCCCCCACCTTCAAACACCACTCAACATTTTGGTCTTGCGAGTTCTCCAACAGGCTTCCCACTCTATCCAAGAACGAAGATTATCCTGGGAACGCGGGTTTTCTTCTGCATCAAAAGCGAGCTACGGGCCCGAGCTACCAGGAAAGCCGTCGCCTCCCCGTACTGGTAAAGGTTCCCCGATACGAGTTACGCGAATTCCTTGGCATCCAGGAACGGCATCATGGCTCGAAGCCTCTTGCCCACCTGTTCCACCAAATGGGCCCGTTCCCTTTGACGAATGGCACGGAACATGGGGGTTCCCGCTTGGTTTTCCAGAATCCATTCCCGAGCAAAAGCCCCTGTTTGAATTTCCTGCAAAATTTTTTTCATTTCACGGCGGGTCTCTTCCGTGATGATGCGCTTGCCGCGGGTATAGTCCCCATATTCGGCGGTGTCGCTGATCGAATAGCGCATATAGGAAAGACCTCCTTGGTAAATGAGGTCCACAATAAGTTTCAGTTCATGCATGCATTCAAAAAAGGCGATTTCCGGCTGGTAGCCCGCTTCCACAAGGGTTTCAAAGCCGGCTTTGATGAGTTCGGAAACACCACCGCACAAAACCACCTGTTCGCCGAAAAGATCGGTTTCCGTCTCTTCCTGAAAGGTCGTTTCCATGACACCGGCTCGTGTGGCCCCGATACCTCGTGCGTAGGCCAAGGCGGTTTGCAGCGCCTGGCCGCTGGCATCTTGATGAATCGCCACCAAAGCCGGTACCCCTGCGCCTCGAACGTATTCACTGCGTACCAGATGCCCCGGCCCCTTGGGAGCCACCATCACCACATCCACATCCTTGGGCGGCACAATCTGTCCGAAATGAATGTTAAAGCCATGCGAAAAGAGGAGCGTCTTTCCTGAAGTCATGAAGGGCGCCACGTCTTCTCGATACAATTTGGCCTGAATGTGATCGGGAACCAGCATTTGAATAACGTCGGCCTTTTCCGCCGCCTCCCGAGCGCTCACCGGCTGAAAGCCGTCTTCCACCGCCTTTTCGTAATTGGCCGACCCCGGGCGCTGTGCCACGATGACAGTAATGCCGCTGTCTCGAAGATTTTGCGCTTGAGCATGTCCCTGACTGCCGTAGCCGATCACGGCTACCGTTTTTCCTTGAAGAAACCGTGCATCGGCATCCGCTTCATAGAAAATCCGCATGAAAGCCCCTCCTTCCTCAAAGGTCAGTGTTTCTTAGCTCGAGCCAGCGCCGCCTTGCCCGTTCGCGCTACTTCCACAATGCCGATTTGCCCGAGAAGCTCCAGAATCGCCTGGATCTTACCATCATCGCCCGTCACCTCGATGGTGTAAAAATGCGGGCTCACATCCACGACCTTGGCTCGAAAGATGTCCACAATACGAAGCACTTCGGCGCGCGTGTGCTGCTCGGCGCGCACCTTGATCAGAGCCATCTCGCGCTCCACAAACTCTGTGTCTCGAAAATCATAAACCTTGATCACATTGATGAGTTTGTTAAGCTGTTTGATAATTTGCTCGAGAATGTGCTGATCACCCGTCGTCACCAAGGTGATGCGGGACAGACCCGGCTCGTTGGTCTCGGCCACCGTCAAGGATTCAATGTTAAACCCTCGGCCGCTAAAAAGCCCCGCCACTCGGGACAGCACTCCGGGCTGGTTTTCCACCAGCACGCCTATAGTATGCCTTAAGCCGTTTTGTCGTGTCATGCTCATACCAGTAACATCTCCGAAATTTCTTTGCCGGCAGGCACCATGGGATAAACGCCCTCTTCCGGATTCACCCAAAAATCCATGATCACCGGCCGCTTTGTAGAGAAAGCTTCTCTCAGAACCGGCTCCACTTCTTCAGGCTTGGTGGCTCGAAGTCCCACGGCTCCGTAAGCATCGGCAAGTTTGACGAAATCCGGTGAGGCGTCCAGGCACGTGGCGCAGTAGTTTTTGTTGTAGAACAACTCTTGCCATTGACGAACCATGCCGAGAAACCGGTTGTTTAAAATGGCCACCTTGACGGGCAGCTCGTGACAGACGGCCGTCATCATTTCCTGAATGTTCATTTGAATGCTGCCGTCGCCGGCCACATCGATGACCAAACGATCCGGAAAAGCCACCTGAGCGCCGATGGCCGCAGGAAGCCCATAGCCCATGGTTCCTAAACCGCCGGATGTCAGGAGTGTGCGGGGTTTGGTGAAATGAAAATACTGAGCCGTCCACATTTGGTTTTGACCCACTTCGGTGGTTATGATGGCATCTTCCGGAGCCAGCTCGAAGATTTTTTCCACCACGTACTGGGGCTTGATGGTTTCACCTTCCTGCTTGTAAGCCAGAGGATACGTCTCTTTCCATTGACGGATCTGCTCCAACCAAGGAGCCCTCAGTTCTTCCAGGTTGGGAATGGGTTCCTTTTCCACCAGTTCATTCAATTTCTGCAAAGCCTTCTTGCAATCGCCCACAATGGGAATGTCCACGAGCACATTCTTGCTGATGCTGGTGGGATCCACATCAATGTGAATGATCTTCGCCTTGGGAGCAAAGCCGGAAATCTTTCCTGTCACACGATCATCGAATCGGGCTCCGATGGCAAAAAGCACATCGCAGTTTTGAACGGCCATATTGGCTCGAAAGGTTCCGTGCATTCCCAACATACCCAGCCACAGGGGATGCAAGGCCCTTTGTCCGTCTTCAGTCCTGATGACCGCCGGAAAGCCTCCAAGTCCCATGAGGGTTGTTGTCACCGGAGCGCGAAGCATTTCAGCCAAGCGCAGGAGTTCCTTATGAGCACTGGAGATGATGACGCCACCTCCGGCGTAAAGCACCGGTCGTTTGGCCGTCTTTAGTAAGTCCCAGGCTCTATGGATTTGGCCTTGATGTGGGTCTACGGTGGGCTTATACCCGCGCAGATGTACCGTTTTGGGATAACGAAACTCCGTGGAGGCTTGAATGACATCCTTCGGTAAATCCACCAAAACGGGACCGGGACGGCCTGAACGTGCCAAATAAAAGGCTTCTCGAATAATGCGCGCCAAATCGTTGACGTCTTTGACCAGGTAATTGTGCTTGGTGCATGGACGTGTGATTCCCACGATGTCCACTTCCTGAAAAGCGTCGTTTCCGATCAGCGGCGTCGGGACCTGACCCGTAAAGATCACCATGGGCACGGAATCCATGTACGCGGTGGCGATTCCCGTCACTGTGTTGGTAGCCCCGGGTCCGGAAGTTACCAGACACACTCCGACTTTGCCCGTGGCTCGTGCATACCCGTCGGCCATGTGGGCCGCCCCTTGTTCGTGCCTAACAAGGATATGGCGAATACTGGGATGCTTGGGCATCTCATGGTAAATGTCTATGACCGCTCCCCCCGGAAAGCCGAAAATGACTTCCACGCCTTCCTTTTTTAAACACTCGAAAAAAATTTGGGCTCCTGTCAGTTTCATGGGCGTCCTCAAGAGACCTCGAGGGCTTAAAGGCGACAAAACCGTGCCTGCATGCCCTCAAAGAGGGTTTGATGTAAGCTAACTCCTTCTCTTCTTAAGCCTTTTCCTGTGGGTGAAGGGTCACTTTAGAGAAATTGCCTGAGAGTGTCAACGACCATGCATTGACAAACCATGGAGGCTGTAGGATTTTAAGCTTCCAAGAAGGGTGAGACTGGATCAAGGGAACCTTTAAACCAGCAAGGATTTTGAGGATACATTTATGAAGGTGCAGCCGTACTGTTCGGTGACACTTCGCTATACTCTGGAGCCTACGGACGAAAGCCCATTCCCTTTTCCTACAGGACCCTTTCGCATGGAATGCCTTGTGGGCCATGGAGTCTTGCTACCTTCTCTAGAAGAGGCGATTCTCGGACTGGAAGAAGGGACCTCCGTGGAAATCCTGTTGCCCCCTGGAGCCTTTGGCAATGATCCTTCCTCCAAGGGACTTGTCCCTTTGCCGGTACAGAGCATCGCCGAGGAAGGGCCTCATGAAACAGGATCCATTCGCCATATCATGGACGATCAACGCCGACTTCAACCCTTTCGTATTGTCAAGCAGGACGAAGGGATTGTCTGGGCGGATTTTAGCCATCCCTTTGCTGAGCGTTCCTTTTTGTGTCGAGTCTGTGTAGAGAAACTTCGATGGGCTACCTTGGATGAAATCAAGAACGCCGCCCGTCACGGAGCTTTTCATTGAGGCAATGAAAGCATGTTCATGAATCCAGAAAAGAACAAGAAACCTTCCGGCACCCATGCCAAGCATGACGCTCCTTCCGGCACAAACCTTCGCGCCGTGGCCCATTTCTTTTTTGAGATGGGCATGCTCAAACGGACCGCCCGCTCCGGGTTTCAATTCTTGGGATCGGGCAAGGAATCCGTCGCCGACCATTCCTTTCGCGTGGCGGTGATAGGTTTTGCGCTGGCACGCCTCAGCGGCCATGAAGACCCCTATCGCGTGGCCTGCCTCTGTTTATTTCACGACATGGCCGAAGCCCGTACCGGAGATATGAATTACGTGAACAAGCAGTATGTGACCGTGCATGAAGACAAGGCGGTGCGGGACCTCACGGAGTGTCTGTCTTTCGGAAAGGAGCTACGATCATTCATTGAAGAATATCGAGAAGGAAAAACCCAGGCCGCCAGGTTGGCTCACGATGCAGACCAGTTGGACCTTCTGCTGGAACTCAAACAACAGCAAGATCTCGGCAACGCCTATGCCACCCAGTGGATTCGTTATGCCCTAGAACGCCTGCAGACCCCTATTGGTCGCGAGGCGGCTCGAGTGGTTCTTGAAACCGATTCCGCCGCCTGGTGGTTTGACGGCCACGACGATTGGTGGACTTCAAAACATAGGAGCTGTGAAAATCCTTGACCCAAGGCACCTGGAGTTTCGGAATGGCTTGCCTGCAACACGCCCGGTCTCCCATGGATTCTCTGCTCCACGACCTTGTTGACCCCAACAGTTTCACGCCCCTCATCATCCTCTCGTAGGGGCGGACCCATGGGGCCGCCCCAAAATTTGCCTTAGAGATCCGCGTTCAACCGATTTTTAGCCATATCCCCAAAAGGGCCTTCAAACTGCGCAGGAACCGTCGCCTACGGGCCCACAGATATCCTCCGCGGCCTCCAATCCAGGGCCCAGCTGACACTTTTCGAAACTCAATGGCCCACGCAGAAGCCGCGAACTAACAAAAGCCTACATTTCGAAAGGCGGTTAGGCCGTTCCCTTGAAAAGGTCCCTGTGCTTGTACGAATAACTTTATAGGCCATGATGAACCAAGTGCCCCCACGTCACAGCTTTCGACGGCTTCACTGCTTGCCTGTGAATAACGTGGGTTTAGCATTTCTTCCGGGTTATCTTGTCAGCAGGACAAACGGTTGCTAAAGTTCTTGCGCAACAAGCCGAAAGAAGGAGCATTGCCCATGAGCCTCGCTGGTTCCTCGATAAGCGAAAGGGAACTCAAGGATTGGATCACCCAAAGCGTCGAACACGTCTTTCGAGAGAAAGTGGATGAGATTCTGGCGGAAAGGCTCGATGCTTTTGTGAAAGAAAATGAACAACGCGCCCGAGAACTTTCCCTTATAGAAAGGGTTGTGCGCGTTGAAGAAGAGCTTCGAGCCCTCAAGGAAATCCAGATCACTCACTTCAATGCTTGGGAAAAGCGTTTCGAGGCCCTGCAACGTGAAATGGTCGCCCGCTTTGAGGCCGTTGACAAACGCTTTGAGGCCGTTGACAAACGCTTTGAAGCCATGGACAAGCGCTTTGAGGCCCTGCAGCGTGAAATGGTGGCCCGATTCGAGGCGGTCGATAAGCGCTTTGAAGCCATGGACAAACGTTTTTCCCAGATGCAATGGATGATCGGTCTAGGCATCACGCTTATCGTCGCGCTTATGGGCACGCTGCGCATCTTCGGCTAAGCTGACCCCAACCGCGATCGTTGTCTGTTTCTGTCAATCCTTCCACCGGATTCAGCACTCAATGAGGCAAGCTACCGTCATGTGGAACACTCCAGATCACGGTACGACGGCAGGAATCAGAGGTTTCCCAGCGGAGGGCTTTTCGCTGGATCTGGTGTTTGCATAAGACAATCGTGATCTAGCAGAGACGCTATGGTAAGGCGGTGCTGGACAGGGAGCCTTGCCTTCCGGGTTTGTGACAAGGGCAGGCTTGCAGGGATCCAGGAGCGATACACGGAATTCGAGGTGGATTCGCATTTTTGGCGGATTTCGCTCCGCTCCATCCGCCCTACGGGTTGTTACCCGTTTCCGGAGAGAGCACGTAGTGCAGCAGAAAACACCTTGCGGTCCGGTTCTGCAGACGCTGTCTTCCGATGCGTTTTGGAACAACCACGGTTGGTATCCAGCCGTTTAGTCAATTCCCCGCAACCCTCGAATATCCACGGTCCTTTTCCTCCGCCTGCTCATGCTTCCTCCTTGCTCGAGGTGTTGAGAAGAAACCATGCTCTTCATGAAGGAATCGCAGCATCACCGCTAGAAATCCTTTTAGGCAAACACGCCTGGAACATCTTCGGTGAAAACCAAATGCGGCTGACGCCGCGTTTCAGCCACGCCTCCATGCGCCCTACGGCTGCGGACCAGCCAAGGAAAAATCCGTAATCAACTTTCCTCTTGAAACATGTGGACCGGACGTCATCGCAGGAAAAAAGGGATCAACACTAAGACTTCTTTTTAGGCTTGCGGTCCAGCAAGGAAACCACCTTGGTGGAAGAATCCCGCGTCGAACTGTCACGGCCGCCCGAGCCTTCAACGGGTTCTCTTTCTTCTTCCTGAAAAGCCGACCCATCTTCCGCAGGGGCTTCCACCTTGATCAGGCGCACGGGATGCCCACCCATGGTGAATTCTTCCCCGTTAATGTAAGGTTCCCGAAGAATCCAGGTCACGGTGACCAAAGGCACTTGAAGGACCAGCATTTTCACTTGCCACCATTCCGGTTTGAGGTCCGGGGATATCTTTTCAATCCGAGCAAAAAACGCCGGTTTTCCCTCTATGTAAACGAGGACCAAATCACCTTCACGTGTCATGGATTTTCTTTGCCTCTCACCACGTGTCATTGGGCTCGCTTTTTCCTTTAACGAGCCCGGTCGATTTCTTCAATGCACCTTTGAATTTTTTCTCCCGCTTGAAGCCCATGGATCCATTCCTCGGGAATTGCCCGAAACCCGTGATGCGCTCCCAAGACCATGCCCACCAGAAGGCCTCGACCAGCGGAATCACCGCCTACCATGACGTTTTGAATCAGACCTTCGCGAAGATCGTCTGCATACTTGGCTATAAGATGCACTACGGATGGAAAGGCTCCATCCACAGCGCAACTTTGCCCGAAATCCAATACAGCGGCTTCTGTTTCCATGGAAGCACTTTCCAATCCATGGCCAACCCATGATGTGAAAGCTTCAGGAAGCAAAAGTTCCTGTAAAGCGCTTTCCAAAGCGTCTTCAGGATGTTGTCCCTTCAACACCTTTTGAGTCACCCAAGTCCAATAGACGGCGGCGTCAATAACCATGGGATGGTTGTGCGTCATGGCTGTTTGAGCACGGGCCGCTGCCACACATACTTCGGGGCGATCCGACAAGGCAAAAATCACGGGAGCGATACGGCCGGCTCCGGCAAGATCCGTGGACGTAGAGCCCGAGCCCTCCGGTCCGTGACCTTCGGCGAAGCGTTGAAGGGTTGCCTTGGTGGCTTTGTCGACATAGCCTTTATAGTGCTTGAAAAGGCCTTGCCAACGGATAGCGAAATCCTGAAGGTCAAAACGTCCTTGGCATGCGGCTATGGATTCCAAAAGGACAAGCATCTGATCTCCATAGTGGGTGAAGTCTCCCGCCGATTTTCCCGGATGATACGAATCTGGTCCAGGCGCCCTGAATTGTTCCAGGCGCCCAAACTGTTGCTTGATCACCTTTGGATCATAAATCCAATGGGCTCCCAAAGCTAAGGCATCCGCCGCGAATGCCGCCCATAACATTCCATGTCTTTTATCGTCCATCGGCATTCCTTTCATTCCATCCTTCAGAAGCCCGTTCGAGAACTCGCAATACCCAGTTCCCTTGCCATGGCAAGGCAGGGGCAAGGAGCCACTCGCCCCTAAAAGCCCGAAACTGTGCTTTTTTCTAGGGGCTCGGGCCTCCGGCCCGCCGTTTGTGCGGGCGGGACGCGCGCGCTCCCAGGAAAAAAGGTCCGAGACGTCGGGGCACGGCGCGCCATGTCCCTACGTCTTGGCCTGGCATGGCTCATTCTAAGTTTTAGGAACAGCCTCCTCGCGCTTCACGTGGTGCATGGCCAGAATCTGTCGGCAACAGCGATTGTGGTACGTCACGTCTAATCCATAACGCGACTGAAGCCCTTCGTCCATGAGGAAATGTTCCGTTGAAAGATCCTGAACCAGGCAACCCTTGTGCAGCACCAGCGCGCGATCGGTCAGAGATGACACAAAGCAGATGTCGTGACTGATGAGGATGAGTGTCGTTGAAAGTTCATCCAGAATACGTAGAAGTTTTTCCTCGCTTTCCGGATCCAAATTGGCTGTAGGCTCGTCCAAAATGAGGACACGAGGTTCCATGGCCAGAACGGCGGCAAGGGACAATCTCTTCCGTTCCCCCGCACTAAGGTGATGAGGAACCCGATCTTCCATCCCGTCCATCCCCACCCGGTGTAGAGCCTCCCGCACTCGACGTCCCAATTCCGGCTCTTTCACACCCAAATATTTCAATCCGAAAGCCACTTCGTCATAAACCGCAGCCGTAACCATCTGGTCCATGGAATCCTGAAAAACCATACCTACCGAACGCCACAGCTGCTTTTTGAGACGTCTGTCGACAAAGCGTCCCTGGAACCGATACTCTCCGGAACCTGTACGAACCCCTACAAGGACCGAGGCCAGCGTGGATTTTCCCGCGCCGTTTTCACCCAAAAGGGCAATACGTTCGCCGTCATGAACCTTCAGGGAAACCTTCCGAAGTCCCCATGTCCCGTCCGGATATCGATAGGAATAGTCCTCCAGTTCCAAAACCGGAACATCGTGCCCGGGGCTCAGGTCCGAATCATGGTTGTCACGGCATGAAGCCCTCATGGAAACCGGCATAGGATGGAGCTTCTGAGTTTTTCCAGAATCGCTTTTTATGGCCCGGTGATGATGGGAACAATCCTCCTTAGGTTCTCCTGTATTCTCATAGGGTTTTCGGCAGCATTGAAAACGAAAGGTGAAATCGAGCCCGTGTTCTCTGAGAGAGGATCGATGCGAAATCAGGGCATCGAAATCCGTGTCGTGCTGAAGGATGCCATGATCGAGCACCACAGCCCTACGGCATAAGCCATAGAGGAACATCAGGTCATGACTGATGCAAATGAGTGTTCCCGAAAAACGATGAAGCGCTTCCAACAGCTTGTCCGTGTTTTTGGAATCCAAGTTGGCTGTAGGTTCATCGAGGATGAGCACCGAAGGTTCACAGGCGAGAATGCAAGCCAAGGCCGCCCTCTTTCGTTGGCCGTAGCTCAAGTGATGAGGCGCCTTGCTTTCGTAGCGTTTTAAGCCGACCAGGTCCAACATTTCGGTGACTATGGCCGCAGCCTTTTCCTGAGGTACCCCGTAGTTTAAGGGACCGAACGCCACATCGTCCGCCAATCGAGTGCAAAAAAGATGATCGTCGGGATCTTGAAACAACAGCCCCACTTGCCGCCTTAGGGAAGAAAGATCCTCGTGTTCGACAGGCCGGCCGTCGAACCAGAGACGGCCTTCCGTCGGTTTGATAAGACCGCAGAGTATTCTGGCCAAGGTAGTTTTTCCGGAACCGTTCGGGCCTACCAGAGCGATTTTTTCTCCGTAACCGATATTCAGCGAGACACCGCGCAACGCGGTCCGGCTTCCCGGATAGGTGTAGGAGACGTCTTCAAGTTGAAAAAGAACCGATTCCCCAGAAGTCTGCAAAGCAACCGGTACCCATTGCCAGTGCATGTCGAATCCCCAAAGAAAAGCATCCGGTCATTTAAGGGCAAAAAGTGGTGTCTCTCACCCAAGCCACCGGTCACCCAAGAACACGCCCAGAGACACCGCCGTCCAAGTCAAAGCCCATATCCAATCTTTAGGCTTTGCCGCGAACCGTACCGTTGATGGAAAAGTTCCTGTATAACCCCGGCACAGCATAGCTTCATAGACCCTTTGGGTGCGTTCCATGCTGCGGACAAAAAGCATGCCCAAAAAACAACCGAGGTCGCGGAAGGTTTCCATTCCGGTTCGACCGCCAAACCCTCGAACGGTCATACCAACCCACATACGCTGCATCTCATGTCGAAACACAAAGACATATCGGTACATCAGAAGAAGCATTTGACACAAGATCACAGGAACCCCCAGCCTTCGTAAAGCCGCCACGGTGACCGGAAACGGCGTCGTCCTTAGCAAAGGTTCCATCATCAGAGCCACAATGACAGCTTTGGTGCCGATGCGCGCCGCCAGATCCAGACCTCGAAGATTCAGAGCCACCGAAGGAAGGCCCTCCAGAACAACATGACGATCCCCTTCGTGAAACGGAACCGTTAAAGGCATGATGAGGGCAAGCATGAACAGAAAACCACTGATGGCTGCAAGGCGCTGCCGTGCCCGATGCATGGGTGTTCGAGCCGCTAAGATGGAACCGGTGGCTATGGTCAAACAGATAAGGAGACCTGTCCAGTGTTGGAGGGAGACCGTCATGAAGGCGAAAAAGAAAAGGGAAAGAATCTTTAAGCGCGGGTCCCAGTGATGAAAAAAAGAACGGTGCGTTCCCTCAACGTCCAGTTCAGGCAAAGGGCTATCCACTTCCCATTCTGTCGAAGCTTCACACCGGGAAAGCTTTCTTCGGCGCGCCACATGCCCGTAAAACCAGGCGGCGGCAAAAACTGCGGCACTTCCCACCAATCCTGCCGCCACCCATTGCCATCGGATGAGGATCGGGTTCACAGGCTCCTCCGCCCCAAGCTCGCCATAAGAAGTTCCGGTTTTACCTTTTGAAGAAAACTCACCACGCCTCCCGATACCACCCCTTCAATAACTAGCACGGGCGCATGAGCGACGACGGCAATCTTGGCCACGCCAAAGAAATCCTCACCCCCTGTTGCTAAAAGGCCCGCAAGAATCAAAGCCGCCAA encodes the following:
- a CDS encoding HD domain-containing protein, with the protein product MNPEKNKKPSGTHAKHDAPSGTNLRAVAHFFFEMGMLKRTARSGFQFLGSGKESVADHSFRVAVIGFALARLSGHEDPYRVACLCLFHDMAEARTGDMNYVNKQYVTVHEDKAVRDLTECLSFGKELRSFIEEYREGKTQAARLAHDADQLDLLLELKQQQDLGNAYATQWIRYALERLQTPIGREAARVVLETDSAAWWFDGHDDWWTSKHRSCENP
- the pssA gene encoding CDP-diacylglycerol--serine O-phosphatidyltransferase, translated to MSNPVDRFYAKRRKKRRWSQDGQAGPVTYVLPNLFTTGNLFAGFYGIVSSINGHYDNAAIAILVSCVFDILDGKIARLTKATSRFGLEYDSLADLVAFGVGPGLLMYLWALKPFGRLGWLAAFLFVACGALRLARFNVQAGNGSKKYFTGLPIPGAACMVATTVLFLFKIKGTDFSPVHAIFLLETFVLGFLMVSSIPFDSFKELEVVKGRPVPVLFVLVLLVTVVAAQPSLMLFVVFTLYVLSGPVRYVFRKVKRVKTLEDGSSPCEVPKENGSSAS
- a CDS encoding ADP-ribosylglycohydrolase family protein, which gives rise to MDDKRHGMLWAAFAADALALGAHWIYDPKVIKQQFGRLEQFRAPGPDSYHPGKSAGDFTHYGDQMLVLLESIAACQGRFDLQDFAIRWQGLFKHYKGYVDKATKATLQRFAEGHGPEGSGSTSTDLAGAGRIAPVIFALSDRPEVCVAAARAQTAMTHNHPMVIDAAVYWTWVTQKVLKGQHPEDALESALQELLLPEAFTSWVGHGLESASMETEAAVLDFGQSCAVDGAFPSVVHLIAKYADDLREGLIQNVMVGGDSAGRGLLVGMVLGAHHGFRAIPEEWIHGLQAGEKIQRCIEEIDRAR
- the ilvC gene encoding ketol-acid reductoisomerase, whose product is MRIFYEADADARFLQGKTVAVIGYGSQGHAQAQNLRDSGITVIVAQRPGSANYEKAVEDGFQPVSAREAAEKADVIQMLVPDHIQAKLYREDVAPFMTSGKTLLFSHGFNIHFGQIVPPKDVDVVMVAPKGPGHLVRSEYVRGAGVPALVAIHQDASGQALQTALAYARGIGATRAGVMETTFQEETETDLFGEQVVLCGGVSELIKAGFETLVEAGYQPEIAFFECMHELKLIVDLIYQGGLSYMRYSISDTAEYGDYTRGKRIITEETRREMKKILQEIQTGAFAREWILENQAGTPMFRAIRQRERAHLVEQVGKRLRAMMPFLDAKEFA
- the ilvB gene encoding biosynthetic-type acetolactate synthase large subunit, coding for MKLTGAQIFFECLKKEGVEVIFGFPGGAVIDIYHEMPKHPSIRHILVRHEQGAAHMADGYARATGKVGVCLVTSGPGATNTVTGIATAYMDSVPMVIFTGQVPTPLIGNDAFQEVDIVGITRPCTKHNYLVKDVNDLARIIREAFYLARSGRPGPVLVDLPKDVIQASTEFRYPKTVHLRGYKPTVDPHQGQIHRAWDLLKTAKRPVLYAGGGVIISSAHKELLRLAEMLRAPVTTTLMGLGGFPAVIRTEDGQRALHPLWLGMLGMHGTFRANMAVQNCDVLFAIGARFDDRVTGKISGFAPKAKIIHIDVDPTSISKNVLVDIPIVGDCKKALQKLNELVEKEPIPNLEELRAPWLEQIRQWKETYPLAYKQEGETIKPQYVVEKIFELAPEDAIITTEVGQNQMWTAQYFHFTKPRTLLTSGGLGTMGYGLPAAIGAQVAFPDRLVIDVAGDGSIQMNIQEMMTAVCHELPVKVAILNNRFLGMVRQWQELFYNKNYCATCLDASPDFVKLADAYGAVGLRATKPEEVEPVLREAFSTKRPVIMDFWVNPEEGVYPMVPAGKEISEMLLV
- the ilvN gene encoding acetolactate synthase small subunit — its product is MSMTRQNGLRHTIGVLVENQPGVLSRVAGLFSGRGFNIESLTVAETNEPGLSRITLVTTGDQHILEQIIKQLNKLINVIKVYDFRDTEFVEREMALIKVRAEQHTRAEVLRIVDIFRAKVVDVSPHFYTIEVTGDDGKIQAILELLGQIGIVEVARTGKAALARAKKH
- a CDS encoding phosphatidylserine decarboxylase family protein, whose translation is MNNPLQDAGFRRLRNHVPFIPEGLPYVLTGVFLTFTFAILGWAFPTILFAAATVLMVHFFRDPVRWSNAGPGDVVSPADGRILLVEEAKEPRFTGQPCWKISIFMNVFDVHVNRAPVSGRIVDIFYQKGRFLAADKAKASLENEQNWLHLEAEAGTWVVVTQVAGLIARRIVCWPQVGDTVCRGERFGMIRFGSRLDLYIPRAGEVLVRKGQKVFAGETILCRIP